A window of the Cicer arietinum cultivar CDC Frontier isolate Library 1 chromosome 6, Cicar.CDCFrontier_v2.0, whole genome shotgun sequence genome harbors these coding sequences:
- the LOC101511453 gene encoding uncharacterized protein isoform X1: MDCALGSEDPAILQLHNWDPSETQFGLSDFREAFISPSREILLLHSYQKEALLFPLVEGESHSSDPESGDDYHNPGSSTLSSQAFDRPSGSGLVNDLPCTSGSETGIDANVAEIKCSRSNSYPFISDVNSLAWARCGDSYDQHNDASFREFLFVSGRCGVTVHAFSKPTQAREIVHSALEGSYRQGRWVEWGPVATLAQNMELGESSSLSHKVSGGQNVNWTGGDDGGVEFLRDSAPTKRYLKSFFTKVETTVTDSSLWTKFPENSKFHSSTEVVSFNIFDGSLSLEYLFNEKSVQNKEDRQEADDLVEDASNNSNSSSCTADIKSDCFSNVFGIEINGFYECPKVFSSASYCLMGFYLTLMHDVPVNISDANQRGRSKNLLLVAKLDNWGIQWVSLVKLDERTNIVQAVEWMDFQFCDNLLVCLGSSGLIVLYSAMSGEFVTHINVSQACGLNPPFEFQGLENDDTSNKHGRDIKDNLSDQHSDSLRRSFKRLVVASHTYFLAVVDACGVIYVISLSEYVTDKSYISEKLLPYCRQFGLGMLVGWGAGGSDIDCQAVFSNFSGYFKSNDLNIKRGSVSSLDKAVAGDTLQKIDGYTSEEWRNLCGSYSSGFSSASKVTNDHKFIGSDVKSPVMRKILLPNFKLCEDDSISFSPRGITILSKMKNIKNHKGSKLVHFNLQVKLDVHDDNFLDSAYDEYRFNGKEEAVVGEVVGCTFQGCFYIVREDGLSVYIPSGSLVSSFLPVEYIGYRQPSKDRGISVLLKDNVEVREPTKRFSPWKIEILDRVLVYEGIEEADQLCLKNGWDIKVSRIRQLQIALDYLKFDEIEKSLEMLVDVNLAEEGILRLLFAAIYLMLNRSGNDSETSAASRLLALATCFATTMLRKYGLLQHKKDTCIADGLNMTGLLSLPPIEPVKLQTEVDFGQKLGELAHFLEIIRTLQFRHRTVFQKASRGLVDSGEESSVMSIEILHEEPKLAVLPSDLESLDMLNQHELSFPLPASGGGNNENLALVPVGSESNLISEEFGNLSHLEKKVLPLENPREMMARWKVGNPDLKTVVKDALLSGRLPLAVLQLHLHQSEDLIADKGPHDTFTEVRDIGRAVAYDLFLKGETELAVATLQRLGENIEYCLKQLLFGTVRRSLRAQIAEEMKRYGYLGPYELKILEDMSLIESLYPSSGFWKTYHHRLKDTSVPSDSVSPVENRLRLLHNHSFDSLVIECGEIDGIVLDTWMNIDENSSALEVDDDDAHVGYWAAAAVWFDAWEQRTVDRMILNQSFRSDISLLWESQLDYHLCRNNWKEVFRLLDLMPAYVRSAGSLQLNLDVVQPVSTSPCHVKSSNYGNFLCSLEELDSVCMEVPDVQIYKFSPDICSGWIRMLMEEKLAKRFIFLREYWEGTTELVALLARSGYISGKNNFWLEDDHNEASLVRDGTAQALHKIFVHHCAQYNLPNVLDLYLDHHRLVLDLDSLYALQESAVDCEWARWLLLSRVKGSEYKASLANARSIMSRDLAPRSDLGVLELDEIIQTVDDIAEGGGEMAALATLMHASIPIQSCLNSGGVNRHSNSSAQCTLENLRPTLLRFPTLWRTLVGACLGQDTKGLLVTKAKTVGHAALSDYLSWRDDIFLSTGRDTSLLQMLPCWFPKPVRRLIQLYVQGPLGCQSFSAFPMGETLLHRDIDLFISPDLPAEISAISWEATIQRHIEEELHGSLLEENGFGLEHHLHRGRALAAFNQILGHRVQNLKSEWEASSSSHGQSNIQSDVQKILSPLEQREDTLLSSVLSTAILHFEDSMLVASCAFLLELCGLSASKMRIDVAVLKRISSFYKSSETNENLKQLSPNGSVFHAISHEGDVTESLARALADEYLHKDSPVIASKVGASSKQSSRALMLVLHHLEKASLPRLIDGNTYGSWILCGNGDGNELRSHRKVSSQHWSLVTNFCRLHQLPLSTKYLSVLARDNDWIEFLSEAQIGGYPFDTVVQVASKEFSDPRLRLHMLTVLRGMQSKKKAGSASFLDTLEKNSETTFPDENICIPVELFQILAVCEKQKCPGEALLIKAKELSWSTLAMVASCFLDVSPLSCLTVWLEITAARETSSIKVNDTASQIADNVGAAVNATNSLPVGDRVLTFHYNRQSPKRRRLISPASLDSAASAMSDISSTSINEGIFHSQGKTMEDEITEEQCGSVNVARVSDEGPASLSKMVAVLCEQQLFSPLLRAFEMFLPSCPLLPFVRALQAFSQMRLSEASAHLGSFSARIKEEPMHVQANLGREGQIGTSWISSTAATAADAVLSTCPSPYEKRCLLQLLAATDFGDGGYAAAYYRRLYWKINLAEPLLRKDDELHLGNENWDDASLLSALEKNRHWEQARNWAKQLEASGAPWKSAMHHVTESQAESMVAEWKEFLWDVAEERVALWSHCHTLFIRYSFPSLQAGLFFLKHAEAVEKDLPARELHELLLLSLQWLSGMISLSNPVCPLQLLREIETKVWLLAVESETQVKSEGDINFTFSIRENASKNDSSIIDRTASIIAKMDNHINTMRNRTVEKYESRENNQIPHKNQVVDAPLSTSFGGSTKPKRRAKGYVALRRPALDSVEKSADTDDGSNTISFKNELQLQEENLKVEMSFSRWEERVGAAELERAVLSLLEFGQITAAKQLQYKFSPGQMPSEFRLVDAALKLASMSTPPSNISVSMLDEEVRSVMQMYGLMNDKHRVDPLQILESLVVIFTEGSGRGLCKRIIAVIKAANTLGLSFLEAFNKQPIELLQLLSLKAQESFEEAKFLVQTHPMPATSIAQILAESFLKGVLAAHRGGYMDSQKEEGPAPLLWRFSDFLKWAELCPSEPEIGHALMRLVITGQEIPHACEVELLILSHHFYKSSACLDGVDVLVALAATRVDAYVLEGEFSCLARLITGVGNFYALNFILGILIENGQLDLLLQKYSAAADTNTGTAEAVRGFRMAVLTSLKHFNPNDLDAFALVYTHFDMKHETATLLESRAEQSCEQWFRRYNKDQNEDLLDSMRYFIEAAEVHSSIDAGNKTRKDCAQASLLSLQIRMPDFNWLYQSETNARRALVEQSRFQEALIVAEAYNLNQPSEWALVLWNQMLKPEVMEEFVAEFVAVLPLQPSMLNDLARFYRAEVAARGDQSHFSVWLTGGGLPAEWAKYLGRSFRCLLKRTRDLRLRVQLATVATGFGDVIDACTQEMDKVPDNAAPLVLRKGHGGAYLPLM, translated from the exons ATGGATTGTGCCCTGGGCAGCGAGGATCCTGCTATACTTCAGTTGCACAACTGGGACCCGTCCGAGACTCAATTTGGGCTTTCGGATTTTCGTGAAGCTTTTATTTCTCCTTCTAGAGAGATTCTTCTTTTGCATTCATATCAAAAAGAAGCTCTGTTGTTTCCTCTCGTTGAAG GAGAGTCACATTCTAGTGATCCTGAAAGTGGTGATGATTATCACAATCCAGGTTCATCAACTCTTTCCTCGCAGGCATTCGATAGACCTAGTGGATCAGGTTTGGTGAATGATTTACCATGTACTTCAGGATCAGAAACTGGTATTGATGCCAATGTTGCTGAAATTAAATGTTCAAGATCCAATAGTTACCCATTTATTAGTGATGTGAACTCATTGGCCTGGGCTCGTTGTGGGGACAGCTATGATCAGCACAATGATGCTTCATTTAgagaatttttatttgtttcggGAAGGTGTGGTGTAACAGTCCATGCCTTTTCCAAACCGACTCAAGCCAGAGAAATAGTTCATTCTGCATTAGAAGGTAGCTATAGACAAGGTAGGTGGGTGGAATGGGGGCCTGTCGCTACTTTAGCTCAAAATATGGAACTGGGAGAATCTTCCAGCCTTAGTCACAAAGTCTCCGGAGGCCAGAATGTAAATTGGACCGGTGGAGATGATGGCGGAGTGGAATTTTTGAGAGACTCTGCACCGACTAAGAGATATTTAAAGTCATTTTTCACAAAAGTTGAAACTACTGTAACTGATAGTAGCCTCTGGACCAAGTTCCCTGAAAATAGCAAATTTCATTCCTCTACAGAAGTGGTTTCTTTTAACATATTTGATGGAAGTCTATCCCTGGAATATCTCTTCAACGAAAAATCAGTCCAAAATAAGGAGGATCGGCAGGAAGCGGACGATTTAGTTGAAGATGCTTCTAATAATTCAAACTCGAGCTCGTGTACAGCGGATATTAAATCTGATTGTTTTTCCAATGTATTTGGTATTGAGATTAATGGGTTCTATGAATGCCCTAAAGTGTTCTCGAGTGCTTCATATTGCTTGATGGGATTTTATTTGACATTGATGCATGATGTGCCTGTCAATATTAGTGATGCAAATCAAAGAGGCAGGAGCAAAAACTTACTTCTTGTTGCCAAGTTAGACAATTGGGGTATTCAGTGGGTTTCATTGGTGAAGCTTGATGAAAGAACGAACATAGTTCAGGCAGTTGAGTGGATGGATTTCCAATTTTGTGATAATCTTCTTGTCTGTCTTGGTTCGTCTGGCTTGATTGTTCTATATTCTGCAATGTCTGGTGAATTCGTGACACATATAAATGTTTCACAGGCTTGTGGACTTAACCCTCCTTTTGAATTCCAAGGGTTAGAAAATGATGATACAAGCAATAAACACGGGCGTGACATTAAGGATAACTTGTCTGATCAGCACAGTGATTCTTTAAGAAGATCATTTAAAAGGTTGGTTGTTGCTTCACATACCTACTTTTTAGCTGTGGTGGATGCATGTGGTGTGATCTATGTGATATCTTTAAGTGAATATGTTACTGACAAGAGTTATATATCTGAGAAGTTGCTTCCATATTGTCGGCAATTTGGACTGGGGATGTTGGTTGGTTGGGGAGCTGGTGGTTCTGATATAGATTGTCAAGCAGTATTCTCTAATTTCTCGGGCTATTTTAAATCAAATGATTTAAACATAAAAAGAGGAAGTGTTTCTTCCCTAGACAAAGCTGTGGCGGGTGATACACTCCAGAAAATTGATGGCTACACATCTGAAGAATGGCGCAATTTGTGCGGCTCCTATTCAAGTGGTTTTTCTTCTGCATCTAAAGTAACTAATGATCACAAATTTATTGGTTCTGATGTGAAGTCGCCTGTTATGAGAAAGATATTACTTCCCAATTTTAAACTATGTGAAGATgattctatttctttttctcCTAGGGGAATTACTATTCTCTCTAAAATGAAGAATATAAAGAATCACAAAGGCTCAAAACTTGTGCATTTTAATCTGCAAGTGAAGTTAGATGTCCACGATGACAACTTTTTAGATAGTGCTTATGATGAATACCGCTTTAATGgaaaagaagaagcagttgttggAGAAGTAGTTGGTTGCACATTTCAGGGTTGTTTCTATATCGTGAGAGAAGATGGTCTATCAGTGTATATTCCGTCTGGGTCACTCGTATCAAGTTTCCTTCCTGTTGAGTACATTGGTTATCGTCAACCAAGTAAAGATAGAGGGATTTCGGTTCTGCTTAAAGACAATGTGGAAGTAAGAGAACCAACCAAAAGGTTTTCTCCTtggaaaattgaaattttggaCAGAGTTCTTGTTTATGAAGGAATTGAAGAGGCAGATCAGTTGTGTTTGAAAAATG GATGGGACATAAAAGTTTCTCGTATTCGTCAGTTACAAATAGCATTGGACTACTTGAAATTTGATGAAATAGAAAA ATCTTTGGAAATGCTTGTGGACGTGAATCTAGCAGAAGAGGGGATTTTGAGATTGCTTTTTGCTGCAATTTATCTTATGCTTAATAGAAGTGGCAATGATAGCGAAACTTCTGCTGCTTCAAG GCTTCTTGCACTGGCTACTTGCTTTGCAACTACAATGCTTCGCAAGTATGGGTTGCTACAACATAAAAAAGATACATGCATAGCAGATGGGTTGAATATGACAGGATTGCTTTCTCTTCCCCCAATTGAACCAGTGAAATTACAAACTGAAGTGgattttggtcaaaaacttgGTGAGCTGGCTCATTTCTTGGAGATCATCCGAACTCTGCAATTTAGGCATAGGACAGTATTCCAAAAGGCCAGTCGAGGATTG GTTGACAGTGGAGAAGAGTCGTCTGTTATGAGTATAGAAATACTGCACGAAGAACCCAAACTTGCAGTTCTTCCATCAGATTTAGAGTCATTGGATATGTTAAACCAACACGAGCTTTCTTTTCCTTTACCAGCATCAGGCGGTGGCAATAATGAGAATCTTGCGTTGGTACCTGTTGGTTCTGAGTCTAATTTGATCTCAGAGGAATTTGGTAACTTATCTCATTTGGAAAAGAAAGTCTTGCCTCTTGAAAATCCAAGAGAGATGATGGCACGCTGGAAGGTAGGTAATCCAGACCTCAAGACTGTGGTTAAAGATGCTCTGCTTTCTGGCAGACTCCCTTTGGCTGTTCTTCAACTGCATCTTCATCAATCAGAAGATTTAATTGCCGACAAAGGGCCTCACGATACTTTTACTGAAGTTCGTGACATTGGCAGAGCTGTTGCTTATGACTTATTTCTGAAG GGTGAAACTGAACTTGCTGTTGCAACACTTCAAAGACTTGGAGAGAACATTGAATACTGTCTCAAACAGCTTTTGTTTGGCACCGTAAGGAGATCCTTACGAGCCCAGATTGCTGAGGAAATGAAAAGATATGGATATCTAGGACCATATGAGTTGAAGATATTGGAAGACATGTCATTGATTGAG AGTCTCTATCCAAGCAGTGGTTTCTGGAAAACATATCATCACCGGCTGAAAGATACCAGTGTTCCATCAGATTCTGTTTCACCGGTAGAAAATAGATTAAGGCTCTTGCATAACCATTCATTTGATAGTCTTGTCATTGAATGTGGTGAGATTGATGGAATTGTCTTGGATACATGGATGAATATTGATGAAAATTCCTCTGCTCTGGAAGTTGACGATGATGATGCTCATGTTGGATATTGGGCTGCTGCTGCTGTCTGGTTTGATGCCTGGGAGCAAAGAACTGTTGACCGG ATGATACTGAATCAATCTTTTCGTTCAGACATTTCTTTATTGTGGGAATCACAACTTGACTACCACTTGTGCCGTAATAATTGGAAGGAAGTCTTTAGATTGTTAGACTTAATGCCTGCATATGTCCGATCTGCTGGAAGCCTTCAGCTCAATTTGGATGTTGTACAGCCTGTGTCAACTTCACCATGCCATGTGAAGTCGTCTAATTATGGAAATTTTCTATGCTCTCTTGAAGAATTGGATTCTGTATGCATGGAAGTTCCAGATGTCCAAATATATAAGTTTTCACCTGATATTTGCTCTGGGTGGATAAGGATGCTTATGGAGGAAAAGCTTGCAaaaagatttatatttttgaggGAATATTGGGAAGGGACAACGGAATTGGTAGCTCTTTTGGCTCGTTCAGGTTACATATCTGGCAAAAATAATTTCTGGTTGGAGGATGATCACAATGAGGCTTCATTAGTTAGAGATGGAACTGCACAAGCCTtgcataaaatatttgtgcaccACTGTGCACAATATAACTTGCCAAATGTTTTGGATCTGTACCTTGACCATCATCGTTTGGTCCTTGATCTCGATTCACTTTATGCATTACAGGAATCTGCA GTTGATTGTGAATGGGCAAGATGGCTTCTCTTATCTAGAGTTAAGGGGTCTGAATACAAGGCTTCACTTGCCAATGCTCGTTCAATTATGTCACGTGATTTAGCTCCTAGAAGTGACCTTGGTGTTCTGGAGTTGGATGAAATAATTCAAACTGTTGATGACATAGCTGAAGGAGGGGGAGAAATGGCAGCTCTAGCTACTCTGATGCATGCTTCTATCCCCATTCAAAGCTGCTTAAATAGTGGTGGTGTAAATAGACACAGTAATTCCTCTGCCCAGTGCACATTGGAGAATCTTAGGCCGACATTGCTAAGGTTTCCTACATTGTGGCGCACACTTGTTGGAGCATGTCTTGGTCAAGATACGAAGGGCTTGTTGGTCACCAAAGCAAAAACTG TTGGACATGCAGCTTTATCGGACTATCTTAGTTGGCGCGATGACATTTTTTTGTCTACTGGACGTGATACTTCACTTCTTCAAATGCTTCCGTGCTGGTTTCCTAAGCCCGTAAGAAGATTGATACAGCTTTATGTCCAG GGTCCTCTTGGTTGCCAATCATTTTCAGCGTTCCCTATGGGGGAAACTTTGCTACACAGAGATATTGACTTATTCATAAGTCCTGATTTGCCTGCTGAGATAAGTGCAATCTCCTGGGAGGCAACTATCCAACGACACATTGAAGAAGAACTACACGGTTCATTACTTGAG GAAAATGGATTTGGACTTGAGCATCATTTGCATCGTGGACGGGCGTTGGCAGCTTTTAACCAAATTCTTGGCCATAGAGTTCAAAATCTGAAGTCAGAATGGGAAGCCAGTAGCTCATCTCATGGGCAATCTAACATTCAATCAGATGTTCAGAAAATTCTTTCACCACTAGAACAACGCGAAGATACTCTTCTTTCATCt GTTTTGTCAACTGCAATTTTGCATTTTGAGGATTCTATGCTTGTTGCTTCATGTGCTTTTCTTCTGGAGCTATGTGGTTTATCTGCCAGCAAGATGCGCATCGACGTTGCTGTGCTAAAACGGATATCTTCTTTCTACAAATCAAGTGAAACTAATGAAAATCTCAAGCAATTATCACCTAATGGATCTGTGTTTCATGCCATATCCCATGAAGGTGATGTAACAGAATCTCTTGCTCGAGCTCTAGCTGATGAATACTTGCACAAGGATTCTCCTGTAATTGCTTCCAAAGTGGGAGCTTCAAGTAAACAGTCTTCACGAGCTCTTATGCTTGTCTTACACCATTTGGAAAAGGCAAGCCTTCCACGGTTGATTGATGGAAATACCTATGGGTCATGGATATTATGTGGAAATGGTGATGGAAATGAGTTAAGATCTCACCGAAAGGTTTCCAGCCAGCACTGGTCTTTGGTAACAAATTTTTGTAGGTTGCACCAGCTTCCCTTAAGTACAAAGTACCTTTCTGTATTAGCAAGAGACAATGACTGG ATTGAATTTTTGTCTGAAGCTCAGATCGGAGGATATCCATTTGATACAGTAGTCCAAGTG GCATCGAAAGAATTCAGTGATCCACGTCTCAGACTTCATATGTTAACAGTTTTGAGAGGAATGCAATCGAAGAAAAAGGCAGGCTCCGCATCATTCTTGGACACACTGGAGAAAAACAGTGAAACAACGTTTCCTGATGAAAACATATGCATTCCAGTTGAACTCTTCCAAATATTAGCAGTGTGCGAAAAGCAAAAGTGTCCAGGGGAGGCTCTCTTGATTAAAGCAAAAGAGTTGTCCTGGTCAACATTGGCAATGGTTGCTTCATGTTTCCTTGATGTCTCTCCATTGTCATGTCTGACAGTGTGGTTGGAAATTACTGCAGCAAG AGAAACTTCATCGATCAAGGTGAACGACACTGCTTCTCAGATTGCAGACAATGTTGGAGCGGCTGTAAATGCAACAAATTCCCTACCTGTAGGTGACAGAGTACTCACATTTCATTATAATAGGCAGAGTCCTAAACGTCGACGGTTAATAAGTCCTGCTTCACTAGACTCCGCAGCTTCTGCAATGTCTGACATCTCAAGTACTTCTATAAATGAAGGAATATTTCATTCCCAAGGTAAGACTATGGAGGATGAAATAACAGAAGAACAATGTGGATCTGTTAATGTTGCAAGGGTTTCCGATGAAGGACCTGCTTCTCTTTCCAAGATGGTTGCAGTGCTTTGTGAACAGCAGTTGTTCTCACCTTTGCTAAGGGCGTTTGAGATGTTCCTTCCATCATGTCCCTTGCTGCCATTTGTCCGTGCTCTTCAG GCATTTTCACAAATGCGACTCTCAGAAGCTTCTGCACATTTGGGCTCCTTTTCTGCTCGAATTAAGGAAGAACCGATGCACGTACAGGCAAATTTAGGAAGAGAGGGGCAGATTGGGACATCATGGATTAGTTCTACTGCTGCTACAGCTGCTGATGCTGTGCTTTCAACCTGCCCTTCTCCATATGAGAAAAGATGCTTGCTGCAACTTCTTGCTGCCACAGACTTTGGTGATGGTGGATATGCTGCGGCATACTATCGAAGGCTTTATTGGAAAATTAATTTAGCAGAGCCTTTACTTCGTAAAGATGATGAGTTGCATTTAGGTAATGAAAATTGGGATGATGCTTCACTCTTGTCTGCACTAGAAAAAAATAGACACTGGGAGCAAGCAAGGAACTGGGCCAAGCAGTTGGAGGCCAGTGGTGCACCCTGGAAATCTGCTATGCATCATGTTACTGAATCACAG GCTGAATCTATGGTTGCTGAATGGAAGGAATTTCTTTGGGATGTGGCAGAAGAGAGGGTTGCTTTATGGAGCCACTGCCACACACTATTCATCAGATATTCCTTTCCTTCTCTTCAA GCTGggttattttttcttaaacatGCCGAAGCTGTTGAGAAAGATCTTCCTGCAAGGGAGCTTCATGAACTTTTATTGCTTTCTCTGCAATGGCTGAGTGGGATGATTAGTCTTTCCAACCC TGTCTGCCCGCTGCAACTTCTGCGTGAAATTGAAACCAAAGTATGGCTCTTAGCCGTTGAATCCGAGACTCAGGTGAAGAGTGAAGGAGACATCAATTTTACCTTTTCTATCAGGGAGAATGCTAGCAAGAACGACTCCAGTATTATTGACCGAACTGCAAGTATAATAGCAAAGATGGACAACCATATAAATACAATGAGGAATAGAACTGTAGAAAAATATGAGTCCAGGGAAAACAACCAAATCCCTCACAAGAATCAAGTGGTGGATGCTCCTCTTTCAACTTCTTTTGGTGGGAGTACAAAGCCAAAACGAAGGGCCAAAGGATATGTGGCGTTGAGACGCCCAGCTCTTGACTCGGTAGAAAAAAGTGCAGATACCGATGATGGATCCAATACTATCAGTTTCAAAAATGAGTTGCAATTACAAGAAGAAAACTTGAAAGTGGAGATGTCTTTTTCTAGGTGGGAGGAAAGGGTTGGAGCAGCAGAGTTGGAAAGAGCTGTTCTTTCGTTATTGGAATTTGGGCAAATCACTGCCGCCAAGCAACTACAGTACAAATTCTCCCCTGGACAAATGCCATCCGAGTTTAGACTTGTGGATGCAGCCTTGAAGCTTGCTTCTATGTCAACTCCTCCTAGCAATATATCAGTGTCAATGCTTGATGAGGAAGTGCGTTCAGTTATGCAGATGTATGGTTTAATGAATGATAAGCACCGTGTTGACCCACTTCAG ATTTTGGAGAGTTTGGTGGTCATTTTTACGGAAGGCAGTGGGCGTGGGCTATGTAAGAGAATAATAGCAGTTATAAAAGCTGCAAACACCTTGGGCCTCTCATTTCTTGAGGCATTCAATAAGCAACCAATTGAGCTACTACAGCTGCTTTCTCTTAAAGCACAAGAGTCCTTTGAGGAGGCCAAATTTCTTGTGCAGACTCATCCGATGCCAGCTACCAGTATTGCTCAAATACTTGCAGAATCTTTCCTGAAG GGTGTGTTAGCTGCACATCGTGGAGGATATATGGATTCACAAAAAGAGGAAGGCCCTGCTCCCCTGCTGTGGAGATTCTCAGACTTCTTGAAATGGGCAGAGCTTTGCCCCTCTGAACCAGAGATCGGGCATGCTTTAATGCGATTGGTGATAACTGGACAAGAAATACCACATGCCTGTGAG GTTGAGCTTCTTATTCTGTCCCATCACTTCTACAAATCATCTGCTTGCCTTGATGGAGTTGATGTTCTCGTGGCCCTTGCTGCAACTAGGGTTGATGCTTATGTGTTGGAGGGTGAATTCTCGTGTTTGGCTCGCCTGATAACTGGAGTTGGAAATTTTTATGCGCTCAATTTCATTCTTGGAATTCTTATAGAAAATGGTCAATTGGATCTTCTTCTTCAGAAGTATTCTGCTGCCGCAGACACAAACACAGGCACTGCTGAGGCTGTCAGAGGATTTCGAATGGCAGTTCTTACATCTTTGAAGCATTTCAACCCTAATGACCTTGATGCATTTGCCCTG GTCTACACTCATTTTGATATGAAACATGAGACAGCTACTCTTTTAGAGTCTAGAGCAGAGCAATCGTGTGAACAGTGGTTTCGCCGCTATAACAAGGACCAGAATGAAGACTTATTGGATTCCATGCGCTACTTCATTGAAGCTGCTGAAGTTCACTCTTCCATTGATGCTGGCAATAAAACACGTAAGGATTGTGCTCAAGCTTCCCTTCTGTCCCTTCAAATACGAATGCCAGATTTCAATTGGCTTTATCAATCAGAAACCAACGCTAGACGAGCCTTAGTTGAGCAGTCTCGTTTCCAAGAAGCTTTAATTGTAGCTGAAGCTTATAACTTGAACCAGCCAAGTGAATGGGCTTTGGTACTCTGGAACCAAATGCTCAAACCTGAAGTCATGGAGGAGTTTGTAGCTGAATTTGTGGCAGTTCTACCTCTTCAGCCTTCAATGTTGAATGATTTGGCAAGATTTTATAGAGCTGAAGTGGCTGCAAGAGGGGATCAATCTCATTTCTCTGTATGGCTCACAGGGGGAGGGTTGCCTGCTGAATGGGCTAAATATTTAGGAAGATCATTCAGGTGTTTGCTGAAACGGACAAGGGATTTGAGGTTGCGAGTGCAGTTGGCTACAGTGGCAACTGGATTTGGGGATGTAATTGATGCATGCACGCAAGAAATGGATAAGGTCCCTGACAATGCGGCACCCTTAGTGCTAAGGAAAGGTCATGGTGGAGCTTACCTCCCTTTAATGTGA